The following nucleotide sequence is from Phacochoerus africanus isolate WHEZ1 chromosome 6, ROS_Pafr_v1, whole genome shotgun sequence.
gacaaaaaaaaaaaaaaaaggccaacaaGAGTCTTACTGtatttttccacaaaaaaagGATActaacaaaactacaatgaatcCAGATAGACATGGaggaaagacaaaatacaaaggggatagaaaaagatagtTGGGAGGGGATGATAAGACTACTGTATCCTGATAGTGATGCTAACACAAAtctagaaatatattaaaattcataaGACTGTACACTCCAAAAAAGTGGCATTCACTGCATGAtttaaacaaaaaactttaaaggATGTATGTACACAGATTTTTATAGGAGTTTTATTTACATTCGCCAAATATGGAAGCAACAACCACATGTCCTTCAAAGAATGAATGGTTAACAAACTATGGcaaatccatacaatggaatgatACTCAGTaactaaaatgaagaaagaactgATATGTAACACAACATAGGTAAATTACAAAGATCTCATTCTGAGTAAAAGACTCTGGTGTTAAAAGATTACACATATAATTTCATTTGTGAAATTACAGAATATGCCTTATAGAGACagaagagaagggggagaggagtGCTTGACTAGAAAGAGGCAGCAAAAGGTAATTTACAATTTTACtgtattaaaagttaaaaattacttttaaataaaaataattaagagaagttaaaaaatggagttcccattgtggatcagtggtaacaaacatgactagtatccatgaagatacgggtttggcttcgttcagtgggttaaggatctggtattgctgtgagctgtgattgaggccgaagatgcagctcagatcccccaatgctgtggctatgatgtaggccagctgctgtaactcccattagacccctagcctgggaacttcccatatgccccggctgtggccctaaaaagcaaaaacatataaataaataaataaagtaaaagaaattaaaaaggatatcGAAGAGGAAGAAGTTTCTAAAAATGATAATTAAAGGAAGTAGAAATAAGCTTTAAATAGTCATCTCCGTGCTCAATAAAATCAAGGTGGACTCTGGATCAAGGGATTCAGGTAAGAAAACACAGCTATAACAAGGGAGCTAGATCTGATAATGTAAGCAAACTAAACTGTCACTAAAGAACGTAAAACCTCACAAATCACAGAATCAACACAAAGTAAATCAAATTCAATGACAAATTCAAATTTGAGAAATTTtccaaatgcaaagaaaaataaagaactactGGCTCTCAAGGACAAAGATTCAAGTTATTTTTGACCttactagaaaaaaagagagaaagaaaaacttggcCTATAGATGAAGGAATAAGGAAAATTATGAGACCCATATTGTACACATTCAACATACATGTTCATTTGCAAGAATAAATTTTGTGTACACAGACAGAAACAGTTATTtccaaagaaagaatatttaggCTGGCCTCAGACTTCTCcataatataaaactataaataacatactataaatagaaaactatAAAGCAAAGCCTGAATGAAAAGACCGTGACCTAGAATTTCTATATCTAGATAAAATTTGTTCACATATCATGGCCAAAGAAAGGCATTTTTTGGATCTAGAAGCACTTAAAAAGAGATGATGGTAATAAAACAATTTaggttcaaaataaaaatgtcaaaagcaaGTTTAGACATAAAAAGACTGGCAGTAAGTCATAAAACAATTTaagtgtaaaatttttaaatttaaaaatataagatttggagttcctttgtggcatagtgggttaagaatctaggtCTCTGCTGTGACGtgactgtgggtttgatcccaggcagGCCTGGTAATTTATGCCATGAGTAaggcgcgcgcgcacacacacacacacacacacgtgtaaaGTTTAAGTCATCATATGTATAATTACAAAACAACACATAATTGTCCTAGGTAATTTCTgagataattatataataaaaaataaagctaggaTAAATTTTCAGATTGGGTAGAGAAGAAATGTCAAAGACAAGAGTGACTTCTGCGGTGGGAGGAAAAAAGCTGATATGTTATTTCATTGCCATGCCTCTTTGCTCTCAGTAATCTCATCTCACTTTCAtggaatcaattttttaaaaataaaaggctccCAAATCAGACTCCCACATTTAACTGCCTAATCAAAAAGGTTTATTCCACTTTATTTCTCAAAGGCATATTAAAATATCAATCAGCATATCCTAAAATGAAATCTCTGCCCACACCCCACCTTCCTTACCCCAAATGTTTCTTCTATCTGTAAAGACGGTCACATTATGAACATTTACTCAACTGCTGAGTTCAAACACTCAGAACCTACTCTTGATCCCTCTTTTCCCCTCACTTCCCACATTTAACCCGGAGAAAATTCAATTCAGTACTCCATTTAAAAGGATGAGCAGGCCTTTAACAGCAGTCATTTGCGTTATTCCAAAGCAAAACTGCTAACAATTCAGTGCAGCAGTCACCAGCACCAGAATAACCCGAGGCGCTGGTACACCACCAGGTCTTTTTCAGATATACCAGATTTTTCCCAGAATGGGTCTCAAAATGCTGCATTTTCAGGAAGCACCCTAATTGATTACTGATGTTTTCTATACAGATAAAGTTGACCtgctttatcttaatttttaggTGGAAGCTTTCCGTAGTAACCAACATAGTTTACTGGAGAAGTTTCTAATTTTAGCCCTGcttcatttgaaatttaaatgtattgtCAATGGAAAAACCTGCTAGTTGCCCACTccattcattctcttttcctcccaAAAATAAGACCAggcaatttatttttgtaatttggaATAAAAAACATTCCTCAGCCTGAATTCCTCTGAGTGATCTGTCACCAAATCCTGGCCAATCTGATCCAAGTATAAATAGTGTATAACTTCAGGGTAAATCTCGCTTAAGAGTCTCACAGAGGGTAAATAACAACTAGAAATCAAATTGTGCACAGTCTAAATCTAAGGCCCACATCTTCTCAACTCTTAAGTTGCTTCCCCAAAGTCAAATCCTTACTATATTTTGTACAAGTGCTTTAAATgtacaaattataaaaatgtctCAGGGgagaatctattttatttctcctaagtacaaaataaaaaatattcaaatatttatttaaaagctgTCTCAAACTCCAACACACTTCCCCATAAAATCAGTGTTTAAGATTAGTGATTAGAATCCCAAgccagttcttggagttccctttgtggtgcagcagaaacaaatccgactagtaaccatgaggttgcaggtttgatacctggctctggtcagtgggttaagaatccagtgttgctgtgagctgtggctaggccggcagctacatctctgattccacctctagccagggaatctccatatgccacaggtgtggccctaaaaaccaaaaagaaaaaagaatccttagCCAGTCCTTAGGCCTGCTTAATTACAAGTGCAGAACTCACAGAGCTTTGAGGAACAGGATTCAAAGACCTTCATCATCTGAGAAGTATAAAGATTAGGGAGGAAGCAAATTCAGAGTAAGGGAATTTACTTCCTTGGGAAGGCATCTGAGGTCTTCAAGGGTatagagaggttttttttaatctaagtggCTGGTTTCCTCAGAGTAAAGTTCTTAAACTCAGAATGTAgtattaaaaagcaataaagaacaTTCATCCATTTACACCACCCCAATAAAAAGACCTTACCCACAAAAAGTTCTGTACTCTTACCCTACGCAtggcttcctcctcttcttgaCGCTTTTCATAATGTGCAAAGTCATCAAAGATTGAGGTGGTATGCTTGAAAGTAGCAATTATTTTAAGCACTTGCTTAGCTTTTTCTAGGGGTACCTCTTGAGTGTCCCTTGAATTGGTAACTGGtttgttgtcattattttctAAGCGAATATGCCGCAATTGGTTATTGGGAACATCTTTGACAAAGATCCATTTAACTTCAAATTTGCCCTTCCACTTATCCTGAGACCAGACACCAGCATATGCATTATAGTCCACAACAGACTTCATCTCAGCCACTCCACAAAAATGTCCACTGCCATTCACACTGAAGAGCAAATAGAGTGGGCCTTTCCCATTCAGGGAACGGTAAGCTGCATCCAAACGCTTATTACCATGCTCAGTACTACACCAGATAGAGTACTTAATGGAACGGTGTATGTCATCCTCAGAATAGCTTTTGATTATAAACACACGTCCGTTCTTCAGGTTCCAGTCAAAGTCTTTGGGATTATAGTTGTTTATGGCCTTTAGCTTTTCCAGCACTGGATGCACTTCTACACTTGAAGGCGAAGCGCTGACAGGAACAACACCTAAACCAAAGTTTTCACCGCCCGCTCCATTGTTCTGGTTGAAGCCAGCCCCCCTGTTCCGAGGAGCTACCCAGCGATTCTGCAGCTGCTGCTGTTGAGGCTGCACTTGAtgaggctgggcctggggctgaggtccttgttgctgctgtggttgtggtggctGAGGCTGCTGTTGAGGCAGTTGGCTTTGCACCAATGGTGGTGGCTGAATTAATGGCTGAGGCTGCTGGATTATAGTTTGAGGAGGCAGAACTGGTTGGGTTGGTGGAGCCTTTACCACTGACCCCTTTTCATCCCAAGTTCCAATATTCATGTTGTGTTTTATAGGaggtggtggcacagcagaacccCCAATTCCCACATTGCCCTTGGGTTTAAGTTTCGGTTGAGGTTTGGCAGGCTTTCTGGCAATGGCAGCCCAGGAGGTCGGTTTAGGCGCTGCACTGCTAACTGGGGGCACACTATTGGTTGCAATGCTAGTCATACCACTGCTGCTCAAAGCTGTTCCTACAGTTTTTGTCACGGCAGCTGTCAGGTCACCACCAATTTTCAGTCCAGTCATGCCTTGCTCAATACTGCTAATGCCAGGCACCTTACTCAAAGTATCATTGCCAAATCCAGCCTGTCCATCAGTAATAGCTCTCCCAAGAGAACTAGGTGGATAGCCGTAACTGCTACTATAAGCAGAACTTTGTGTTGATTGTCCCTGAGATCCACTTGTCCCCCATGTAGAGAAATCAGCATTACCAGGAAAAAAGTTAAATCCATGTTGACCAAGAAATGGAGGGGTATTTCCTAATGCCCCAGGCTGACTAAACACACCATCTGGTATATAATGATGCTCTCCATTACTCATTTGTCCATAGGTTGTCAGGTATGGCATAGGTTGGTCTCCAGCCGTGGACCATGCTGCTTCCCCAAGAGAATATGGAAATCCAATCGATGGAGCATAGTAACTAGGCATGTACGGATCTGACATTGGTGGATAGCTGTTATTCTGCAAAACAAAAGATCATAATCAAGAGCGAAATTGTCCTCTGAAAAATGGAGGATGAAAAACATCTCAAAGATTAAAATCAAAtagttttaaagaaatggaagacaGATGTACCTGTTCCagatagataaaattaaaatctcaaacCTTCAAATCCAAttttatcaatataaaaatttactggactgtttttaatatgttataaaactgaaggttttttgggggggaggggatatGGGGATTATTTCTATTTAAGAACCAAAAACTTgggtacaatttaaaaataatttctacaaaAAGCTGACTTATAAACCCTGCAGACACACTGGTTGCTAGATTTTAAGCAattgatatatataaaaatttatatgcaagGATTAAATAAACCTGGAAACTATGTCAAATAATGGAGGAATTACAATGTATCTCTATGACAGAATCCAGTTCAGCAATTAAATTTTGTACCTtcgtaaaggaaaaataaaatgaggagttaccatcatggctcagtggattaagaacctaacatagtttccatgaggatgcaggtttgatccctggcctcactcagtgggttaaggatccagtgctgctgtaagctgcagcatgggtcacagatgcagctcagatccagtgttgctgtgcagCATGcagctgcaggttcaattctacccctaccctgggaatttccatattgcACAAGtggggccaggaaaaaaaaagagaaaaaaaaagttaaattgagAAAcaccatgaaaaggaaaaaaaaaaaccctcaagattATGCCTACAGCATGATCcaaacttgttttgttttgccttgctcattttgaaaaagaaaacaaaatctgaacTATGGTTTCTTTAACGGCTGGTAACAAGTACCTCTTTATActctatttttctaaattttacacAATAAACTCATCACCTTCCTGATCAgaattttaatttacaaagtGAGTTCctgctatttttttccaaaattactgTAATTAAATCAGTCCTTATTCTAAATATCAACTAATCATCCATTTAATGATTTGCTAAAAATCAAAGCACtaaattttattaaaggaaaaaaactcaacTTTGTTACTAGTCaatgtaaaaactaaaatattctaCGGATCTCTTTTGAAAGGTTTCTTATACCAAAAATGTCTGATACAGTTGGTTTttcatccatggattcaaccaaccacagatgaAGAATATGCAGGAAGAAAAATTTCCATAAAGTCCTAAAacgcaaaacttgaatttgccacactGGCAGCTATTTACACTGGCAGCTATTTACATGACACTTACACTGGATTTTGTATTACCAGTAAGCTAGAGGTGATCTGAAGCATACAGGAGGATGTGCAAAGTTATATGAAAATACTATGACATTTTAtaaaagggacttgagcatccttggattttggtatcAGCAGGGATCCTGGAACCAAGCCCCCAACCAAGGTCACCAAGAGACAAATTAATAGACTTTCATTCTTTGATTCAggtgtgatttttaaagtctTGGACAGAGCTTGAGAATTTGTAAAATTAAGCAAGCTGTGAAAATTAAGCTAATATCTAGCCAGGACAACTTGTTTTCCCCTCACAGGGGTCAATTCTATTCACTTGATTTATACATACATTCTAAGTTCCCTGAGCGAAATGGAAAACGCAAAGGAGCAAATCAaatttggcgggggggggggggggctgttacTCTCTTGAGACTATTTTGCCATGCTGTCCCACTCAGGAAAGTATATCAATCTAAATGTGTGACAATTATATCATAGATACTACCTggaattcattttttcttaagACCTATCACTGAAAACTAAGATGCATTAAGTTATTTGTGACATACTTTACATGTCCAAAGTCTATGAGAAAGCTAatttaatattctgtattttgaaaGGATTCTGatgtaattaaatgaaaataataacttaAGAAAATCAATTAGAAGttgcatttaaattatttataatagttaccAAGCGTTTCACTTGAACTTAAAAAACTGTCACTTAGcactattttaagaaaaaatgactttttttttggtctttttgccatttcttggactgctcccacggcatatggaggttcccaggctaggggtcgaaacggagatgtagctgccagcctacgccagagccacagcaacgtgggatccgagcagcgtctgcgacctacaccacagctcacggcaacgccgtgagcaagggcagggatcgaacccgcaacctcatggttcctagttggattcgttaaccactgtgccacgatgggaactccaagaaaaaatgactttaaatacACTTgatattaagtatattttactGTAGTCAAAGCTGTAAATACATGTTTCAGCTATTCACTAATTTAGTTGAACATGTTTTTTAACTATACTGGGTAATTATTAActacatttaaaaacacattccaAGAATGTTCATGATATTAGCATGAAGGAAATGAAGCCTGGTGAAGTTCAAAATCACCAACAgcggtttttaaaaaaaatctgaaatcaatAATGAGTAAACTTCAGTAACTATGgatacacacactctctcttaTAATTTGACCACTAAAGTATCTGTTGAAAGTAAAAGTATTCATAGTACTTCATACTGAACTCACAATAAAGCTTTAAACTTCAGccaatataaataacatatataatcaagattttttaaattgtctttttttaaagttattaaaggTTTCCTTTTATAACTTTATCATTCTTTTAAACAAACACTGAATGCCTTCATGTGTAAAAATTACtaatatatttattctaaaagaaaACCTACAGTTAAAGATGCCTAGCACAGGGAAGTGAATAAATTCCACACGAAGGAAGAATAAGAGAGGAGAGCTAAGCTGAACATGGAGGTAATCCATTTCAAAGTTTTAATTTAGAATGCTGGCATTGAAATCTGGACTCAGTAAGTCCTTACCTGGATGTGGGAGTGGAAAAACAGACAAGGTGGAAaatttttaacttcattcttCCTGATATCCTATGCAAAATTTCACTCAGAACTTATGCTGAATAATCTTATTTCACCCCCACAAGCGCTGAATTTTGCACAATTATATATCAAATTCCTAAATTGTCTATTACCCATCTCATAATTCAGGGATTAGCAAACTAAacggccagagagtaaatattttaagctttccaAGCCAAATAGTCTCTGGTTCCAGTCAAATATTcatcttcttttttgggggggccacacctgaggcatacagatggaagttcccaagctaggggatgaatcagagctgaagccactggcctatgccacagccaacaccagatccaagctgcgtctgtgacctacagaacatgaccagatccttgatcctcaacccactgagcaaggccagggatctaaccttcgtcctcatggatgctagtcagataattttccactgagccatgatgggaactcccatcttttttaaaaaaaaaaaaaagccctttaaaAAGCTGTTAGCTATGTAAAGTATAGCTATATagctatacttaaattaaaaaatttttttaatataaataaactataattaatttaaaaaatagttctaaAAAGCTGCTAGCTCAAGGGTTTCCTCAAAGAAAATAGGGCATAAGACTGGATTTGGTCTCTGGGTCACAATCTATCAACCTGGTCTGAACTGATTATCTAACCTATAttgattgctttaaaaaaaaaaaaaaaaaaagcccccaaccTATATTATTAAATTAGTGGGTAACAAATTTTTGCTAATTCTGTCTCTTCTGGGGCTGGCTAGAATAGGTCCAAATCCTTTAGGGTATGGGGCTTTTATTAGatatcttttcaattattttttaaaatcatgatttttacTACTTCAACCCTAAATTAGTGATTTTTGTCAAAATAATgagtttaaattactttaaattactttaaaatgtgcTCCATTAATCCCaactgtcttattttatttttggtcttttttagggccgcacctgcggcatatggaggttcccaggccaggggtctaatcagagctacagcttctggcctacaccacagccacagcaacatgggatctgagctgcgtaagcgacctacacttcagctcatggcaacgctggatccttagatAGAAtccgagtgagaccagggatagaattcgagtcctcctggttcctagtcagattcattaacagctgagccaggaCTAGAACTCCCGAATCAGCAAAGCTTTATCACTGGAAatagtttaaaatacattttgcttAATATAAGATAAAATTTTGTTTGCTAGCTAAATTGAATATCAATTAAAGGAATATACTTTGGGTAATGAATGGGAACAAAATTTCCACCTACTAATGATGGAAAATCATATCTCAAAacttcctttcaaaaaaaaaaacaaaaacaaaaacagagcttctgttgtggcacagcagaaacaaagccaactaggaaccaggaggtttcaggttcaatccctggcctcactcagtgggttaaggatcaggcattgctgtgagttgtagtgtaggtcccagatgcagctcagatcccatgttgctatggctgtggtataggctggcagctatggctccaactggactcctagcctggaaacctccatatgctactggtgcggtcataaaaagacaaacaaaacaaaacaaaaaacccccaaaacttccTTTCACCTT
It contains:
- the YTHDF3 gene encoding YTH domain-containing family protein 3 isoform X1, producing the protein MFYLDLTLLHRAEETGEESFSVQNGSIHQKDAVNDDDFEPYLSSQTNQNNSYPPMSDPYMPSYYAPSIGFPYSLGEAAWSTAGDQPMPYLTTYGQMSNGEHHYIPDGVFSQPGALGNTPPFLGQHGFNFFPGNADFSTWGTSGSQGQSTQSSAYSSSYGYPPSSLGRAITDGQAGFGNDTLSKVPGISSIEQGMTGLKIGGDLTAAVTKTVGTALSSSGMTSIATNSVPPVSSAAPKPTSWAAIARKPAKPQPKLKPKGNVGIGGSAVPPPPIKHNMNIGTWDEKGSVVKAPPTQPVLPPQTIIQQPQPLIQPPPLVQSQLPQQQPQPPQPQQQQGPQPQAQPHQVQPQQQQLQNRWVAPRNRGAGFNQNNGAGGENFGLGVVPVSASPSSVEVHPVLEKLKAINNYNPKDFDWNLKNGRVFIIKSYSEDDIHRSIKYSIWCSTEHGNKRLDAAYRSLNGKGPLYLLFSVNGSGHFCGVAEMKSVVDYNAYAGVWSQDKWKGKFEVKWIFVKDVPNNQLRHIRLENNDNKPVTNSRDTQEVPLEKAKQVLKIIATFKHTTSIFDDFAHYEKRQEEEEAMRRERNRNKQ
- the YTHDF3 gene encoding YTH domain-containing family protein 3 isoform X3 — encoded protein: MSDPYMPSYYAPSIGFPYSLGEAAWSTAGDQPMPYLTTYGQMSNGEHHYIPDGVFSQPGALGNTPPFLGQHGFNFFPGNADFSTWGTSGSQGQSTQSSAYSSSYGYPPSSLGRAITDGQAGFGNDTLSKVPGISSIEQGMTGLKIGGDLTAAVTKTVGTALSSSGMTSIATNSVPPVSSAAPKPTSWAAIARKPAKPQPKLKPKGNVGIGGSAVPPPPIKHNMNIGTWDEKGSVVKAPPTQPVLPPQTIIQQPQPLIQPPPLVQSQLPQQQPQPPQPQQQQGPQPQAQPHQVQPQQQQLQNRWVAPRNRGAGFNQNNGAGGENFGLGVVPVSASPSSVEVHPVLEKLKAINNYNPKDFDWNLKNGRVFIIKSYSEDDIHRSIKYSIWCSTEHGNKRLDAAYRSLNGKGPLYLLFSVNGSGHFCGVAEMKSVVDYNAYAGVWSQDKWKGKFEVKWIFVKDVPNNQLRHIRLENNDNKPVTNSRDTQEVPLEKAKQVLKIIATFKHTTSIFDDFAHYEKRQEEEEAMRRERNRNKQ
- the YTHDF3 gene encoding YTH domain-containing family protein 3 isoform X2, producing the protein MSATSVDQRPKGQGNKVSVQNGSIHQKDAVNDDDFEPYLSSQTNQNNSYPPMSDPYMPSYYAPSIGFPYSLGEAAWSTAGDQPMPYLTTYGQMSNGEHHYIPDGVFSQPGALGNTPPFLGQHGFNFFPGNADFSTWGTSGSQGQSTQSSAYSSSYGYPPSSLGRAITDGQAGFGNDTLSKVPGISSIEQGMTGLKIGGDLTAAVTKTVGTALSSSGMTSIATNSVPPVSSAAPKPTSWAAIARKPAKPQPKLKPKGNVGIGGSAVPPPPIKHNMNIGTWDEKGSVVKAPPTQPVLPPQTIIQQPQPLIQPPPLVQSQLPQQQPQPPQPQQQQGPQPQAQPHQVQPQQQQLQNRWVAPRNRGAGFNQNNGAGGENFGLGVVPVSASPSSVEVHPVLEKLKAINNYNPKDFDWNLKNGRVFIIKSYSEDDIHRSIKYSIWCSTEHGNKRLDAAYRSLNGKGPLYLLFSVNGSGHFCGVAEMKSVVDYNAYAGVWSQDKWKGKFEVKWIFVKDVPNNQLRHIRLENNDNKPVTNSRDTQEVPLEKAKQVLKIIATFKHTTSIFDDFAHYEKRQEEEEAMRRERNRNKQ